TATCTCATAAAAAAGATGAGCATCACTAGCTGCACATCCAATGGGTCATTTCAACATTGCCATCTGCCCATTATCCGTTATCAGTCATTAGTTATCCCTCATCATTCAATTCATGTAAGCTTcaatcaatttctttttcttttcttttgcattccttttccttctctttctttcattcattcaaTAACTGCATCGTATTTACCTGTTTACTTCATGTAACAATATGTAAATAGACTATTTTCTAAtaggtaaaataaattttattgaaaggaAAACTAGGCTTGGCCTCAAGTGCACGGAGATATACAATGagaacacctaattacaagtaGTTTGGCACTAATCAAACTCTTACTATGTTTCCGGCAACTAAGCATGTAGAATTGTTGTTTTTGAGGCATGAACTTCACCTTAAGCTATGCTACGTGCTGTGTTTGTGGGTTATAAACCATGTACACTTGCTGTAGGCCATGTTtcatatgaagaaaaatcatcCTTCTAGGGTTCTTAAGGGTTGCTGCCCGCTACCCTCTTTGAATGAACATGGCTGAAAATCAAACTTTAGCATCATAAACTTCGtggatattttgtatgaaaagaGCTATGAAGGAACAAGAGGAATCATAGGGATAATTTTTCATGAAATTGTTGAAGATTTTGGAATAATTTATACCTAAGGTGTCGGCTAGACTCAAGGCAGATCTGATCAACATCTCGAGGTTTGAAAAGCACATGCAGAAATCTTTTAAGGGAAGAATAGCATAGTGCTTAAATCACATGGATGGGAACATAACATGTTAGAACCCTGTTGTAAATGGCTGGGATGTAACAAGGGATATGAATGGAGCTATAACAATGGTTGCTGTAATTGAAATTGAAGATGGCTGGAAGGTGTTTGTGAAAATGCTACAGGGCGTCACAAGTATATTGATAAGGGATTCTTCAAGGGAACCCAACCTCCTTTACAGATCAAGCCTTAGCAATTTTCCAGATGAAAATACCCTCTGCTCACCTCCCTCTCATATACGCAGCTCCTCCCCAGTCCCTATAACTAACTCTAGAAAATGATAACATAAAGGACTAAAGGAAATCACAGTAACTAAACACTTTGCTTTGGCTTTGATCCCAAAATGCCGTGTTAGTACAGGACACAAAACGATAGACTCTATTGCTCAGACAAAATGCTGCGTGTTACAATATTCCAAACAACAAACCCAACTTCTAAGAATGAAATGACTCATTCCATTTGTTTCCAAAACACTGTGCTTCATAGATTCAGCCCAAAACAATACCGTCTTGAGTTCCATACTTCCACTTAACTCCCATCACAGACTTCCCTCTTCAATTAGCCACTTCACTTCATATTTCAGTCTCAGATCCCACTTCGAATTCAACCCCATTGGGTTCCTAACATAACACTTGAAGGATCACTCACCTATGCTGTGGCAACTTGGGGGAAACTAGGAAGAACTTGCAAATCTTGACTTTCTTGATTCTAGGCCATCAAAACAGAGGAGATTTTAGAGCATAGCTGACATCCTAATCAAAGATTGGAATGGATTTTCCTGAAGTTTGACTTACCTAGTTTCTTTTGATGATTTGACAAGAAATCATGAAGGCAAAAAAGAAGTGGTGGCCAGCTTCACACTAAGGTTGACTTATCTTTCTGTTCTTGGATGACTCCTGgttgtaatgatgaaagaattttcttgtttctctcTTTAGGGTTGGCAGAAGAGATCCTTAGGGTTACAGCAGATGTAATTAGTGTTTCTCTTGAAAAATTGTAGTGTTTGAATCAAGGAGGAGGTGCAGTAGCTTCAGTCTTTATGGAGAAGAGTCCTTAGGGTTTTTTTGTGGTTAGAACTCTAGGAACATTGAGTGTTCTGTGAAGATTTCTTCTCGAAGTTCGCCTAAGGGTCTTGGTAGTCAATAAAATTAAGCGTTTTTAGGCTTCCTTTGATTTTTTATCTAGGATTAGGATTCTAGCAAACAAGGGGCTTCAACTAGGGCATGACTTAGGCTAGGTTTGGATACAAAgagtttcatctcatctaatcattataatttttccaaattcccacacaaaatacaataaacaattcaactttttcaaattccaaaacaataataatattaaaaaataatattctaacaatattgtattcaattttcaactttcatctcaactcactatccaaaccttaGTTTCTTGGGCTTTTATGAAGTTGGTTTGTTAATCCAAACGCTAAGGGTTGTGGCTAGGGCTTGGTTTAGGACTGATCTGTATTTCTTGAGGTTTCCAAGAATGACTTGGTGTTTTGAAGGTTAAAACCAGGCTACTTTTCCAGAATTCCAGCAGCTTAAAGTTTGTGTTCTATTTAGGGTTTATCgacatcatcaagcttcttggAGGATTGAACCTTTCCTAATTACTCTTAGAGTCTCTGCAGCCACTAAAATCAGGACCCCTCTGGTTGCGGCAACCGATTTCTTATGAGTTTCCTTTTGGATCTTGGTTTCCGACCAAGATTAAGAGTCCTAACAGCAATCTGGGTTAGCAGCAGCATGTGTTGCTGCTCTTCTTAGGATTTAGCTCTTATAAACAGCAATGGATGAATCCTAACTATGCAAGAACTACCCCTAGGTGTCAGTCCAAAATTTTGATTTCCTGGTAAATCTAGGATTTCTAGTTTGTCTAAGAATCTTGGAAATCACAATGATCTTGTATTCTCCCATTTGGAAAGTGCAAGATATAATTATGTACTGAATAACAAAGACATATGAGAATatccttatgatcaataaaatcttatttaccaataaaaaacaaAGCCATATGAGAATAACTTCATAGGCTCGTGGGTGTATGTTTGAAATCTAGCCCTTTGTTTAATCTTATGGTAtatgttaataaaatatacagtGTATTTATCTCTTTCACTCTTCAcatatcaaaaaaaattaatcttggcGTGCCTTTTGTTTTCTGGTCACGGGCCAGACAGTTGTAACTGCCAAAGAGATATCGAGTCCTTTATCCATTTGAATAGTTCAATTAAATTCAACTGATAACATATTATTTATGCATCGAGTTTTCTAAAAACATTATCAAATGAAAATTGGGGAGATTTTGGTTTCATAATACAACCTGAAACAGTCATGTCCCCTATAAATAGGGATTGGTGGAGAGAGTAGcagttatttttttcaacaCTGACTGCATCCCGGTGGAGCGATTTGTTTTCAAGCTCATAGTGAACCAGTCCTATGGCTCAAAGTTGGAAGAAGCTGACCTGGAGTTCTCTCTTAGAGCATTCCTGATCAAGCTCTCAGTCTCAGAATCCCTTACTAAGGCCCTTCCCCGTGGTGAGTGCTCAGTATTACAGTTCATCCAATTGATTTCTTGTTTTATACTTAAGCCTGTATATATGTGTCACAGACAAcaccatttttattattttcctttgtttCCATTATTATAAATTTCCTTGCTGTTTACTTGCATCCTATGTTTGATCAAATTTCTTAGGTGTTTGCTGCATTTGTGAACCATGTCCTgaattttgcttttcttttatgGTAGAACTGGGGCTGTCTAtaaggttttcttttcttttcttctgacAGACTGCAGGTGGGAGATAATTGCTTATTTTCGATCTCTTCCTCAGGCTAGTATGAGCAAGGATTCAGAGTTATGGACCCCAACGGACACAAGGCAGTGGCAGCAACCTCCTATACTGATCCCTATTAAGTCAATGAGTAGCGAACCTCTGTGTCTGCAGTTATATTTAGAACATCCTAGTTCATCTGAACCAAAGCCTTGAATGGGGAAGTACAAAAACATTGCACATATACATCCATATGCACTTAGGCTGTTTGGCAGGtagctccttttttttttttctttttttttctttttttggcttTGTTTACTTTGATTTAGTATGACGAATTATTAAGATTGTTGTCATAAACTTGCTGTAAAAAATTCTCCTCCACTGAGCATATATTAGTGGATAGACTACCATGAATCCTATACATACAATTGAAGATTGAAATGTCATTAGAATcgaagtttttaatttttttttggtgacCTTTCTAAAAACAATTTGAAGATTGTGAACAGACAATGGAAGATCTCAagagtttattttttaactttctttcACTGTTGGTTGAGAGAATGGGATAGATGCACCTAAGTTCTTCCAGCCGGGCGGCTAATCCCCCCATCAGAGGAATAATGCTATTGAGATGCTTCAGGTTGATGGACATGTTCTTTCTGACCATGACTCCATTAATAACAAAATTGCCAATTATTACGATGGTCTCCTCTCATAACAATTTACATGGAGGCCTAAATTTGATGGTTTGACATTTGAGTCTGTTGATCAATCGAATGCTACTTGGTTGGAGGGACTGTTTGAGGATGTTAAGTCTCACCAGGTGATTAGCAGGATGGCTAAGGATAAAGCTATTGGCCCAAACAGATTTTCTATTACTTTATTCATGCTTGTTGAGAGGTGGTTGGAGAGGATATCATGAAAGTTTTTTTCACGAACTCTATTCggaagtttgaaaaaacccTAAATGCTACTTTTGTTGCTCTTATTCCCAAGTGGTCTGGGGCTTCAGATGTGAGGGATTATTGCCCCATTAGTCTCATGACAGgggtttataaaataatctcCAAAGTTCTAGCCAATTATATGAGTACAGTAATGGGAAGCATTATCTCTAAGTCCCATAATGCTTTTGTTAAAGGTAGGCAAATCTTGGATTCGATCCTCATCACTAATGAGTATTTGGATAATATTCTCAAAGCTGGTGTTCAATATTTTGCAAACTAGACATGCAGAAGGCATATGATAATATGAATTGAAAACTCTTGTATTACCTCCTTGGGAGatttggttttggggagagatgaGTTTCTTGGATTAAGCATTGTGTTTCATTAGTCTATTTCTCGGTTTTGGTGAATGGTTCTCCAGAGGGTTCTTAATGGTTCGAGGGGCCTGAGACAAGGAAATCCTCTCTCCTTTCCTATTTGTCATTGTCATGGTTGCCCTTAGTCCTATGTTGGATGCTACTGTTGGAAATGGTTTTCTATCAGGTTTCTTGGTAGGCGGTGTTATTATTTCTCTGCCGGACAGCCGTCATATCCAATATTTGAGGGCACTCTTGCTTTGTTTTGATGTTGTTTCGGGTCTGAAAGTGAACCTCTTGAAATTTGAAATGGTACATGTGGGTAACATTGGGACTTTGGCTAACATCCTGGGTTATAAGGTTGCCTCTTTATAAATGAGATACATCGGTCTTCCTTTAGGGGCTGCTTTTAAGGCGAGAGTTATTTGGGATGGTGTATTAAAGAAGATAGAAAGAAGATTGGCAGGTTGGAGAGGACTCTACTTGTCTAAAGGTGGCAGGATCACTCTGATCAAAAGCATTACTTTCTTACCTCTCAACCTATTTCTCTCTTGCAGGTGTGCATCTCGTATTGGATCTTTCAGGCTTTTCTTTTTGGTGGTATTGGAGATAAGCCCTCCTCCTTGGGAAGTGGTTGTAGAGGTATCATCGTGAGGAAACGACTTTGTGGAGGGTTGTAGTAGTTGTTTTTCCTGTTCTGTTAGCAAAGGGATAAGGAGGCTATGGTTCCATTAGAGCTACTTAGGATTGGGAACTAGGTATCTTTGCTGAGCTTTTTAACATGTTATATGCGATGAATATTGGTAATATCAAGGAGGATAGGATGATTTGGACTCTAGTGTGAGGGAGTAGGAGCTTTtcggttatatttttttataaggattTTTCAGGTTCATCCCAAAATCACTTTCGACCGCTTCCtttagaaaaattctttttctttttatcagtaaataagaattttattaaaataggtgaagctaattagtaattacacaggacatatacaaTAGCAACAACTATGCAAGAGTGtgtaaagatataaaaaatgatgtatattcatgccattaaaatccattacaatcgaccaatggagTAGAGCATGAAAAAATGAAGTTCTTATCTTATTCATTGTCCATTCACAATTCTCAAAACTTAAACCATTCCTCTTCATCCATATGCACCACCATAGACGGATCGGTTTCATATTCCACATAGTTGCAATTTGAGTGGTAGCTTGGATGCCTTGCCAACTGACCAAAAAATTCACAACCCTTAGTGGCATCACCCAGTGGAGCCCCGCTCTAGTAAAGttatcattccacaaaataatagCTACGTCATCCCCCACTGTTCTTGCACATATAACATCAATCCAACACAATGAGTTGGTGTTTCTGTAGATTATCTAAAGGTGAGAATCTTCCCTAATAaagctgtccatacaaaaaaagaaGCTTTTAGAGGGGTCTCGGTCCTCCATATGTTTTTCCATGGGAATGGTCTTGTAGAATATGCCATAGGAGACTTATAATACGACCGTACAGTAAATCTTTCTTTCTTGGATAGTGACCACAAAATCGTATCAGCTCTTCCGTTTACTCTACAATTATACACCAATTAAAGAAATCTGTAACTCTGTCAATTTCCTATTCTTAGGCAGCTCTAAGGAACATGAAATAACCTGGCAATTTCTCAATGTCGGATGACAGATGAGCCATCAAATCTACCAGATCTGGCGCCTTGCCCCCCCGCTAGATGGAAAAACCGGCATTGGAGTTGCCGGATTTGGAAACAAAGTGCCAGATCCACACCTTTCAGGGTGGTCCACACAACCATAGCGATAGGATTGCATCGGATTTAGTTGCCAACGTTGAAACTAGCCATACCCGGCCAATTTGGCACCTGATTCTAACCTCAATCAGTCGGATTTGTCTCGGATCGGCAACATCAATTCCAACAACATACATGCCTTATACCTCCAGTTTTTCCAGTTCTAGAGCAATGATTGGAAGCCATCTAGAATTAATTAGCATTAGTAATTTTTGGATTCACACTTCCTATTTAAGGGCTATAGTCTTGTATAATTAAGTTCATTTTGAAATTAATAGGATGTTTAGGTGGCAGCACGTGGTTGGAGGGTTTACACCAGTTCCTGACCAAATGTGCTTCCATCTTAATATTATGctaaaaatttatgaaaattaataaaactttgGTCTCTGTGTTTAGGCTATATAGATCGGTTAAGCTAGATTGGAAAGAAGAGGAGTTCCTGTGTTCGTCTTTATTTCGTCTTGTGAACAATTATcaggtaaaaataaataaaactgaaCAATAAGAAAGTACCGAACATAAAGAACTTCAGTAGCAGTTTTTGTTGTCTTTCAAGTATTAGATTACATTCTGATTCAGCCACTCATctacagggtttctcaaatggagtataacccccccccccccccccccccccccccccccccccccccccaaaaaaaaaaaaagaatgattaACTGCACATctgtaataaaagaaaaaaaaaaaaaaatctacagcTTTTGAGATTCCTAATACCATAGGCTTACTTTGTAACTAGGTAGCATTTCTCTCACTAGTAAAGATGAGGTCTTAGGTTCAACCTAAGAGAGCATAAATATGAGGAGGATGTTATTCCATTGCCTAGCTCACcattatcatttatttataaaaatgatttgcCAATTAAGTCCCTTGTCATCCATCTGAAGGTATTTTTACTTGTGAAAATTTCAGGCACACACAAACATGAAGAAAGTGCTCAGGGTTCATTAAGTTGTGCACAACCCAAGAGAAAGGTATTTCCAACTTTGGTTCAATCCCTTGGATGCGAACAAGCTTCACTTCAGCATTATCAGATGGATAGCAAGACTCCACATATTCACTCAAATTTTCTCCCCCCTCTTCTGAAGGAACTTTCTGTTCATCCTCACCTTCTTCTTTGGATGATTCTTCATTAGTTAAAGATTTATACTGAAAATGCTCTGGCAGAAGACTTTTTACTGCATCAAGTAAGGTAAAGCATTTACCTGCAGAACAAGATGCATAAGCAATGGATAGTCCTGAAGCCTCTGAAACAGGATGGCAGACATCACTTGACATGATATATACATGCATCATGATCAATGTGACAAGTAGCAGCCAGGATACagggaaaaataataataataaagaaagaaagataaattAAGGAAAACACATCTATCACCACATGCATATATGATATACATCCCCATACCATAAGTACCTCCAGCTGTTGCGGATCACCAATTACCCATTTAAGACCATACTTCCCACCCACAACCTGCGCCAAAACTTGATTTCTCCCTCAAAAACCACTACAGCTACTGCCCAAGAATGCTTGGTCAGACACAAAGATTCCTAAACCCCCCACATCAACCATACTTGAAACTACAAGATTGACCCTAAGCCACATCTAGatgggggtgaataggtgtatgTCACAATTCTTTGTCCAATGTTAATTCATGTCAAATATTAACAATGAAACGGACATATAAATATGAATGATAATGCAAAACAAGTCAACCACGAGACAAGGATTTTGGTGACGAAGGAAAACCCTtcaaagaactctttaaaggtaaaaccacTCCGGCAAAGCCTCCCCAGAACAAACCAATTCCACTATTTGAAGATTAATACAAGTTTCTTACAAACCCTTTGTAATATGAATCCCTTGTCACGGCAGAACGACTGTTTTGTCCCTACCGCACAAtggcagccagaacctctgaaAATCTTCAACTTCTTCTCCAGGAACCTCCAGTGGATGAACTCACCTTAATTCACACTATCATTATTCTTGTTTCAATGTGTGGTTTATGAAAACTCCAAGAGAGATGACCCTTGTATAAGTCCCAAAACTCCTTTTCTCTCTTGGCACCCTTGGGTCCCTTATCAATAGCTGATTGGGCAGTTTTATAAAACAATTTCGTGCTCCTTGAAGGTCCTTGACTAGATCAAACACTCTTTGAATTTCAAAacattcctcaaaatcagcagATAACCTGTCGTGACAGGTTCCTGCTGGAACACAAACTCTTCTTCAGAATTCCAGATAGCGTGGCCGTTATCCAAATTTCGAGTTTTGCAATCTTTAAACCTCCATCTTCATCCAATACTCAAATTTATCTCATCAAATAGAGCACTGTAGATAAATTTGATCTCTTATCAACCCTTGCCCATTCTCCTTACAGATAAATCTTACCGATCAACCTTTGACCAAATAACAAACCTTACCCATTGTTTTGAAACAAAATGTAGCCAATACTAACAATTCACCAAATGGAGCTTCAGTTCATACCCAATAGAATATGAAAGTTATATGTATGATGATACACTAATTTACGTGGAAATTATCAAAATGTCTGAAACAGATTTAAGTAAGTGAATGATACATGGCTTACCTTCTTCTCCATGAATCTCAACAGGCCGATTTATGTAAGAGATTTTGTCCCAACTATCAATTTGAGGTGCATCTTCTAGATCATCAAAATCCTCACTGACACCCCAAACATACAAACGAACTGGAACTCTACCTAATCATAGCTCCAATAGTGATGAGTCTATTCATTgaatagattaaaataaaagGGAAGTGACACCTACATTTTCCTTAATAAATAAGATATGAAGcagaataaattaataaatgccATGAAAAGTGTGTTGGAGATGCGGTTGAAAAGCTGAGATTTTATGAAGTAAATTACAAGTTTAAAATTAGGTATGTGTATCCTCAATTGGTTGTAGTAGTACACTTTTCAAATGCAACAAGACCACTAAATGCTCACGAACACTGGATGAACAAGAAAGAGACATATATTTTGACTTCATTTCCCCTACTTGAGGCCTCAAATGGACATGCCTAGTTTATATTCAGCCGCATTAGTGTGCCAGTGGTTGGGTCATATCAAAATGTTTAGCTCAATGGTAAGTTAGCAAATATCTAGATGATCTAGACATGAACTTTAGTGACAAATGACATCACCTTTGTTCATGAACCTAAAAAATTCAAAGATCAActggttataaaaaaattatagggtTCACTTCTAAATTTAGCTTTGAAGTCCAATTAAAACGGCATAGCCTGAAGACTATCCTCTCCCTCGTCATCTTAAATTTTCTTGTGTGTGAAATCTACACCAAAAGCCAGCACCTCAATTTCCTAAAAACAATAAGAGTTTCAGTTGTGGGTACTGTTCAAAGTCCATAAACTTGGGTTGttttaaaagtatatattttttttttttcctgaaaaaaGTTCTCATCCAAAGAAAACACCAGTTCAGGACACAAATCTGACACTGATCGTAACAGTTGGGACCGTATCACATTATTATAATAGTGACAACCAGTTATATTCAGTCTCTTTGGTAGACTTTGTTCCAAATTGAGACATGATACAGCAAATTTAGTTatatactttctttttttttgcacAAGTAAATTTAGTTATATACTTTCTTGAGACTTCTAACATTTCAAATCTGTATTTATTGTATCACAAAATCATCTATTTATGGTGTTTTAACACCATTGATTCGAGTCTACGAGGGCTTCACCCTGTAATACCCCTCTCTGTATTATTTTGACAACAAACACTCCCTCCCCCCAAACTGAAGAAATCAATAACAATTAGAACCAACAACAATaggaacaacaacaaaataatattaataacaaaaacaacaataataaaatacataaaactaCTTAAACAAACCTAACAATCttgtttcattttaatttttaagcaaATTTAGCAACAATAAAATCCATAAAACAACAACAGTAGTATGTTAATGAATTATCACGAAGGAAATGAgggatttaatttttatcatatcAATTACTAAAATTGGAATCAGCTCAATAGAGGTTATTTGTCATCACAATGTGGATAATCCTTAAGGTTCTGTACTTATTCCAAAAGGAAACTTTCTAATATAACGTTTAACAGAAAGAAGTTAAGCCTAGAGCTCCTGCTACTGTGTTTAAAAGTGCATTTGTGTCCATAGGCATATATTCTAATGTATGTATCATCTGATGAGCAATGAGATAGTTTCTATTTCAAACCAGTGCaaaaattatttacacattGCACATGGCTTTATGGTTGTCTTGTCATATGACCAACATGTTCAACAAACTcaattagatttaaaattttatcccTTTTAATTGATTGAAAGCAACTACTTTTGATAAATTCCATACACTAAACTTTCTGATAGGCAGGTTAAATTGTTTAAAGATTGGTTGCCCCCAAGACTAAGGACATGATCCATTCTCTCAAATTTTCAATCTTGAGCATCAGACAGACCCAGGTAATTCTTTCATTGCTATAAAGTCATGAACATGATATAAGGTGGACTTACTATTAACTAATTAGCATTATTGACAACTGAATCTAACCACTATGGGCATAATAAAACATCAAATGCtacataaaaatgaaaaattgtaattatagtTGCTATTGGATTTAAAAGATATCTGATTTTCCCCATGCATTCAAAAGTATTCACCATCAGTTTTTTATGCCAACCGACACAATCTAATGAAAGCTTAAATTGCAATCTTACCGTTTATTATGCACACCGCAATGTATAACTTAATGTCTGCCTTCTTGATCTTTTtaaccaatattttttaattgttgaaCGTTGTTGTATATCATTACAGAAAAATAACACCCACACAAGAATTTGCTCTCCTGAAGGTTGTAATTTCAGCAATATCAAATCTAGGAAATATTGACACAAGTTTACCTAAGGTTGAGACAGAAAACAGACAATAATTAGAGTTTTGAAAGGAAGGCGAAGCTGATAAAGCCCCAAATAATGCTAATAGACAAGTTCTTTTAACCTTAGACTATCATCAGGCAAAAATACTAAACTAAAACCTATCATCCCCACCCCACATAAAACCACCT
This Carya illinoinensis cultivar Pawnee chromosome 11, C.illinoinensisPawnee_v1, whole genome shotgun sequence DNA region includes the following protein-coding sequences:
- the LOC122280420 gene encoding DNA polymerase zeta processivity subunit — encoded protein: MDRRENQSSEGETARILVEFLEVAINSIVFLKGVYPSGAFERRRYMNMVVQRARHPQLRDYIHSTVSTLLPFIQKGLVERVAVIFFNTDCIPVERFVFKLIVNQSYGSKLEEADLEFSLRAFLIKLSVSESLTKALPRDCRWEIIAYFRSLPQASMSKDSELWTPTDTRQWQQPPILIPIKSMSSEPLCLQLYLEHPSSSEPKP